In the [Clostridium] colinum genome, one interval contains:
- a CDS encoding LIM domain-containing protein, whose product MSKKAKDICVICEKKFKTGETYFPVRNKLICKECYKLINPLGIH is encoded by the coding sequence ATGAGTAAAAAAGCTAAAGATATATGTGTAATTTGTGAGAAGAAATTTAAAACAGGAGAAACTTATTTTCCAGTACGAAATAAATTGATATGTAAAGAATGTTATAAATTGATAAATCCATT
- a CDS encoding DUF1064 domain-containing protein → MRKYNKYGNRKVTIDNITFDSKKEAKRYQELKLIEKAGLITNLTLQPKFLLQDKFKYKNKTYRKIEYIADFSYVRAKDDILVIEDVKGLKTDVYRLKEKMFLKMMINKGLKFEFNVI, encoded by the coding sequence ATGAGAAAATACAACAAATATGGTAACAGAAAAGTTACTATTGATAACATAACCTTTGACAGTAAGAAAGAAGCGAAACGTTATCAAGAACTTAAATTAATAGAAAAAGCGGGGTTAATAACTAACCTTACTTTACAACCAAAGTTTTTATTGCAAGATAAATTTAAATATAAAAACAAGACCTATCGTAAAATTGAATATATTGCCGATTTTAGCTATGTTAGGGCTAAAGATGATATTTTAGTTATTGAAGATGTAAAAGGGCTTAAAACGGACGTATATAGGCTTAAAGAAAAGATGTTTTTAAAGATGATGATAAATAAAGGATTAAAATTTGAATTTAATGTGATTTAA